ACGACCTCCGCCTCCCCGGCGGACAGGGCCGCCACGGACGCAGCGGCGGTGGCGCGCGCGGGGTCGTCCGGCAGGTCCACCGTCAGCTCCGCCAGCCAGCCCTCGCGCCAGCCGGCGTCGCGCCAGGCCGGAGCCACGACCGTGGACGGTCCCCCGAGGAAGCGCCGCCACTCGGCCGTCGCGCCGGCGAAGGGGGCGTCTCCCCGCAGCCAAGCCCGCGCCAGCGGGCTGAGGTCCGGCAGAGCGGCGAGCGCGGGGCCGGCTTCGGCGGGGAACGGCGGTGTCGTCACGGCTCAGGCCTCCCGCTCGTAGATCAGCAGCCAGCGCTCGGCCGTCTCGGCCTCGAAATCGCGACCGTCGTAGCCGCCGTACGCGGCGACGCGCGCCAGTCCCGCGCCGCGGCACAGCGCGTCGAGTTCCGCGGGCGCGAACAGGGCGACCGACTCGGTGTAGTCCAGGCCCTGCGGCGGCACGCCGTCCGCCGCCGAACGCTCGGCGCCGCCGAGCGGCCGGATGCGGACGTCCTTCAGCACGCGCCGCCCGCCGGGGCCCAGCCGCCGCCGCTCGCGGACGAGCTGGGAACCGAGGCGCCGCTCCCTCACGGCATCGCCGGCGGCCAGCTCCCGCCGCACGGCGAAGGAGTTGAGGTGGTCGAGGCACCAGCGGCCGCCGGGGACGAGCACGCGGGAGATCT
The genomic region above belongs to bacterium and contains:
- a CDS encoding methyltransferase domain-containing protein, giving the protein MNWYRTAFGAHYRHLYAHRDGHEAAACVAAIAPWLPLRRGPVVDLGCGAGRHLSPLAAHGAWGLALDLSADLLADAARAAGSLALPPVRADMRRLPLRDGSCAAVLSLFTSFGYFGDLDDHASLLREISRVLVPGGRWCLDHLNSFAVRRELAAGDAVRERRLGSQLVRERRRLGPGGRRVLKDVRIRPLGGAERSAADGVPPQGLDYTESVALFAPAELDALCRGAGLARVAAYGGYDGRDFEAETAERWLLIYEREA